A section of the Prochlorococcus marinus XMU1402 genome encodes:
- the folP gene encoding dihydropteroate synthase has translation MRIINKKNPWPKGWGQKTSIMGVINLTPDSFSDGGDLNSSKKVLDQVNHFLSNGVDVIDLGAQSTRPGAEEVGSSIEIKRLIPYLKLIKSEFPDVLISIDTFNSEVAYEALLNGANWINDVTGGRRDIKILDVVSKFNCPFVITHSRGNSQNMNQLSNYQNVLTDVKYSLDNLINNALEKNISKRNIIVDPGIGFSKDIIHNLEILRNIEVFKKWNLPILIGASRKRFIGEILNEKNPKERDIGTLAISCLCSQFNIDIVRVHNVKLNYQVLKVADRIYRK, from the coding sequence TTGCGAATTATAAATAAGAAAAATCCTTGGCCAAAAGGCTGGGGTCAAAAAACTTCAATTATGGGGGTTATTAATTTAACTCCTGATTCATTTAGTGATGGAGGAGATTTAAATTCTTCAAAAAAAGTTTTGGATCAAGTAAATCATTTCTTGAGCAATGGTGTTGATGTTATTGATCTTGGTGCTCAAAGTACGAGACCTGGGGCTGAAGAAGTTGGGTCTAGTATAGAAATAAAAAGATTGATCCCATATCTAAAATTAATAAAATCTGAATTTCCAGATGTATTAATTTCTATTGATACTTTTAATTCTGAAGTGGCTTACGAAGCTCTTTTAAATGGTGCTAATTGGATAAATGATGTTACAGGAGGAAGAAGAGATATAAAAATTTTGGATGTTGTATCAAAATTCAACTGTCCGTTCGTCATAACTCATAGTCGTGGTAATAGTCAAAATATGAATCAACTCTCTAATTACCAGAACGTATTGACTGATGTTAAATACTCTCTTGATAATTTAATAAATAATGCTTTAGAAAAAAATATATCTAAAAGAAATATAATAGTGGATCCTGGAATTGGTTTTTCAAAGGATATCATTCATAATTTGGAAATCTTGAGAAACATAGAAGTATTTAAAAAATGGAATTTGCCAATTTTGATAGGTGCATCTAGGAAGAGATTTATAGGAGAAATTTTGAATGAGAAAAATCCAAAAGAAAGGGATATAGGAACACTTGCAATAAGTTGTCTTTGTTCTCAATTTAATATTGACATTGTGAGAGTTCACAATGTCAAACTAAATTATCAAGTCTTGAAAGTAGCTGATAGGATTTATAGAAAATAA
- a CDS encoding DUF6447 family protein, which produces MNENQNDSGNPVLTFEGKKYFINQLSKEIKESINALQIAETQLKMHQDTLKLLTISRNSIANQLREKLKNIE; this is translated from the coding sequence ATGAATGAAAATCAAAATGATTCTGGCAATCCAGTTTTAACCTTTGAAGGGAAAAAGTATTTTATAAATCAACTTTCTAAGGAAATAAAAGAATCTATAAATGCATTACAAATAGCGGAAACTCAACTAAAAATGCATCAAGACACTCTGAAATTGCTAACAATTAGTCGAAACTCTATAGCTAATCAATTAAGAGAAAAACTAAAAAACATTGAATAA
- the tpiA gene encoding triose-phosphate isomerase, whose product MRKSIIAGNWKMNMTCAQAKSYLEVFLPLITNIKDDRKVIIAPPFTAISTFSNHTDFDYLDISSQNIHWEDEGAFTAEISPKMLLEHRVSYAIVGHSEPRKYFSESDEQINKRAVFAQSSGLTPIVCVGETLEQRERGEANRVITRQVEQGLENTNPSNLIVAYEPIWAIGTGKTCEAKEANKICSLIRKLIGFEDVVIQYGGSVKPNNIDEIMSMSDIDGVLVGGASLDPNSFARIANYK is encoded by the coding sequence TTGAGAAAATCTATTATTGCTGGTAATTGGAAAATGAATATGACTTGTGCTCAAGCCAAGTCTTATTTAGAAGTGTTTTTACCTTTAATAACAAACATAAAGGATGATCGTAAAGTTATTATTGCACCACCTTTTACTGCTATTTCAACCTTTTCTAATCATACTGATTTTGATTATTTAGATATTTCTAGTCAGAATATTCATTGGGAAGATGAAGGAGCGTTTACGGCAGAAATATCTCCTAAAATGCTTCTTGAACATAGAGTTTCTTACGCAATAGTTGGTCACAGTGAACCAAGGAAATATTTTAGTGAAAGTGATGAACAGATTAATAAAAGAGCAGTTTTTGCTCAATCAAGTGGACTTACTCCAATAGTTTGTGTTGGGGAAACATTGGAGCAAAGAGAGAGAGGAGAAGCTAATAGAGTTATCACTAGACAGGTTGAACAAGGACTTGAAAATACAAATCCATCTAACCTTATAGTTGCTTACGAGCCAATTTGGGCTATAGGGACAGGTAAAACATGTGAAGCTAAAGAGGCTAACAAGATATGTTCTTTGATTCGAAAATTAATAGGTTTTGAGGATGTGGTTATCCAATATGGAGGATCTGTTAAGCCTAATAATATTGATGAAATAATGTCAATGAGTGATATAGATGGGGTTTTGGTGGGAGGAGCTTCATTAGATCCTAATAGTTTTGCAAGAATTGCGAATTATAAATAA
- a CDS encoding RNA-binding S4 domain-containing protein, protein MKLDQFLKWKNLVSSGGEAKIFITSGSVKVNGVIETRRGRKLNKGDKVMFLKNELIFD, encoded by the coding sequence ATGAAATTAGATCAATTCTTAAAATGGAAGAATTTGGTATCATCAGGTGGAGAAGCAAAAATCTTTATTACATCTGGGTCTGTTAAAGTCAATGGTGTAATTGAAACTAGAAGAGGAAGAAAACTAAATAAGGGAGATAAAGTTATGTTTCTAAAAAATGAATTAATTTTTGATTAA
- a CDS encoding ABC transporter ATP-binding protein, whose amino-acid sequence MIIYVACWPLLAYLAGKLIPAIGSGDLSKVSSIIVWSLLVFLIQKIAQFGQDVFIAKPSLEISEEMTGNLFRKIQKIEMNSFGNISAGDIIYRLTEDADRVSEVIYKTAQDTFPCTLQLLAVIIYMFYLDWSLTVSTFVIAPLVIFTVNSFGRRVLLASEKSQESTSNLAGLIGESINGMATVRAFAAENWIVNKFYKKLNSNKKAKYKTLKLLAFQHPVVGFVEAFGILAILGLGASRINLGLLTSEEFSSFFAAILMLIDPISHVSTNFNDYKQAEASIKRLKKINLEPFENDNENLTRISNIDGKITFKKVDFEYKEDNQVLKNINLEIKKGEVTAFVGSSGAGKSTMMGLILKFINPKKGDIFIDDKNLKLLNTKDIRNNIALVQQQPFLFTGKIIDVIRMGRNFTKEEIIESAKKSNAHNFIQELPNKYETKITERGLNFSGGQIQRIAIARAILGNPAILLLDEATSALDAESEAEVQEGLNRAMNNRTVIVIAHRLATTQEADKIVVFDKGEIIEIGKHTDLINKKGIYKELCEKQLIKKL is encoded by the coding sequence ATGATTATTTACGTTGCTTGTTGGCCATTATTAGCATATTTAGCAGGAAAACTAATCCCGGCAATTGGATCTGGTGATCTTTCAAAAGTTTCTAGCATAATAGTCTGGTCTTTATTAGTATTCTTAATTCAAAAAATAGCTCAATTTGGACAGGATGTTTTTATTGCAAAACCATCCCTAGAAATTAGTGAAGAAATGACAGGAAATTTATTTAGAAAAATTCAAAAAATAGAGATGAATTCCTTTGGGAATATTTCAGCAGGAGACATAATCTATAGACTCACGGAAGATGCAGACAGAGTAAGCGAAGTAATCTATAAAACAGCTCAAGATACTTTTCCGTGTACTTTACAATTATTAGCTGTAATAATATACATGTTTTATTTAGATTGGTCTCTCACAGTATCAACTTTTGTGATAGCACCATTAGTTATTTTCACAGTTAATAGTTTTGGAAGAAGAGTCTTATTAGCATCTGAAAAAAGTCAAGAATCAACTAGTAACTTAGCAGGTTTAATAGGTGAATCTATAAATGGAATGGCTACTGTAAGAGCTTTTGCAGCCGAAAATTGGATTGTAAATAAATTTTATAAAAAATTAAATTCAAATAAAAAAGCGAAATATAAAACATTAAAATTGCTTGCATTTCAGCATCCAGTTGTAGGCTTTGTAGAAGCATTTGGAATATTAGCAATATTGGGTTTAGGAGCCTCAAGAATTAACCTTGGTCTTTTAACTAGTGAAGAATTTAGTAGTTTTTTTGCTGCAATATTAATGCTTATTGATCCAATAAGCCATGTAAGTACAAATTTCAATGACTATAAACAGGCAGAAGCATCCATAAAAAGGTTAAAAAAAATAAATCTAGAACCTTTTGAAAACGATAATGAAAATTTAACAAGGATATCTAATATTGATGGGAAAATCACTTTCAAGAAAGTTGATTTTGAATATAAAGAAGATAATCAAGTCCTCAAAAATATAAATTTAGAAATTAAAAAAGGGGAAGTTACAGCTTTCGTTGGATCTTCTGGCGCTGGTAAAAGTACAATGATGGGTCTTATTTTAAAATTTATTAACCCAAAAAAAGGAGACATTTTTATTGATGATAAAAATCTTAAATTATTAAATACGAAAGATATCAGAAATAATATTGCTCTAGTACAGCAACAACCTTTCTTATTTACAGGTAAGATTATCGACGTAATAAGAATGGGTAGGAATTTTACTAAAGAAGAAATTATAGAATCTGCCAAAAAATCAAATGCTCACAACTTTATTCAAGAGCTTCCTAATAAATATGAAACCAAAATAACTGAAAGAGGATTAAATTTCTCCGGCGGACAGATCCAAAGGATCGCTATTGCAAGAGCAATATTGGGGAACCCAGCGATTTTACTTCTAGATGAGGCAACTAGCGCACTTGATGCAGAATCAGAAGCAGAAGTTCAAGAAGGGCTTAATAGAGCAATGAATAATAGGACTGTTATTGTAATAGCTCATAGATTAGCTACTACTCAAGAGGCAGATAAAATAGTTGTCTTTGATAAGGGTGAAATTATTGAGATTGGTAAACATACTGATTTAATTAATAAAAAAGGAATATATAAAGAATTATGTGAAAAACAATTAATTAAGAAGTTATAA